In a genomic window of Cynocephalus volans isolate mCynVol1 chromosome 1, mCynVol1.pri, whole genome shotgun sequence:
- the KCNMB2 gene encoding calcium-activated potassium channel subunit beta-2 produces MFIWTSGRTSSSYRHDEKRNIYQKIRDHDLLDKRKTVTALKAGEDRAILLGLAMMVCSIMMYFLLGITLLRSYLQSVWTEESQCTLLNASITETFNCSFSCGPDCWKLSQYPCLQVYVNLTSSGEKLLLYHTEETMKINQKCSYIPKCGKNFEESMSLVNVVMENFRKYQHFSCYSDPEGNQKSVILTKLYSSNVLFHSLFWPTCVMAGGVAIVAMVKLTQYLSLLCERIQRINR; encoded by the exons aaatatttaccaaaaaatcAGAGACCACGACCTCTTGGACAAAAGGAAAACAGTCACAGCACTGAAAGCAGGAGAGGACCGGGCCATTCTCCTGGGACTGGCCATGATGGTCTGCTCCATCATGATGTACTTCCTGCTGGGAATCACGCTGCTGCGCTCCTACCTGCAGAG TGTGTGGACAGAAGAATCTCAGTGCACCTTGCTGAATGCATCCATCACGGAAACATTTAATTGCTCCTTCAGCTGTGGTCCAGACTGCTGGAAACTCTCTCAGTACCCCTGCCTCCAGGTGTACGTTAACCTGACTTCTTCCGGGGAAAAGCTCCTTCTCTACCACACCGAAGAGACGATGAAAATCAATCAGAAG TGCTCCTATATACCTAAGTGTGGAAAAAACTTTGAAGAATCCATGTCCCTGGTAAATGTTGTCATGGAAAACTTCAGGAAGTACCAACACTTCTCCTGCTATTCTGACCCAGAAGGAAACCAGAAGAGTGTCATCCTAACCAAACTCTACAGTTCCAACGTGCTGTTCCATTCCCTCTTCTGGCCCACCTGTGTGATGGCCGGGGGTGTGGCGATCGTTGCCATGGTGAAACTCACGCAGTacctctccctgctctgtgagAGGATTCAACGGATCAATAGATAA